From Enhydrobacter sp., the proteins below share one genomic window:
- a CDS encoding branched-chain amino acid ABC transporter permease, whose product MFILRGEGRRETARGRGRKLVTFFQLTLNGLAVGCIYGLVALGFVLIYKATELVNFAQGDLLMLGAFVCYMAVVWWGLDYWIAFGIAVLSVAVLGALLDAGVLRNVIGQPQFAIVMLTIGLGAMFRTFASVTWGSEIYTLPNPFGGVWNVGGVTLSHQYLSIVFGTLVLCGLLYSFFNHTRIGVAMQATSQNQLAAYYMGIPVKLIFSLIWAISAGVAAAAGVLLAPVTLIDINMGLAVALKAFAAAVLGGFGSIPGALVGGIIIGLIELYAGATLPDGFKDTAPYIVLLLMLVVRPQGLFGTMTRKKV is encoded by the coding sequence GTGTTCATATTGCGGGGCGAGGGGCGGCGGGAGACCGCCCGTGGCAGGGGACGGAAACTGGTTACTTTTTTTCAGCTTACCCTCAACGGGCTTGCGGTCGGATGCATCTACGGCCTGGTCGCGCTCGGCTTCGTGCTCATCTACAAGGCCACCGAACTGGTGAATTTCGCCCAGGGCGACCTTCTGATGCTGGGCGCTTTCGTCTGCTACATGGCCGTGGTCTGGTGGGGTCTCGACTACTGGATCGCCTTCGGCATTGCCGTGCTCTCCGTCGCGGTGCTCGGGGCGCTGCTCGACGCCGGGGTGTTGCGCAACGTGATCGGCCAGCCGCAGTTCGCCATCGTCATGCTGACGATCGGCCTGGGGGCGATGTTCCGCACCTTCGCCAGCGTGACCTGGGGTTCCGAGATCTACACCCTGCCCAACCCGTTCGGCGGCGTCTGGAACGTGGGCGGCGTGACGCTGAGCCATCAGTATCTGTCGATCGTCTTCGGCACGCTGGTGCTGTGCGGCCTGCTCTACAGCTTCTTCAATCACACGCGCATCGGCGTCGCCATGCAGGCGACCTCCCAGAACCAGCTCGCCGCCTACTACATGGGCATCCCGGTGAAGCTGATCTTCTCGCTGATCTGGGCGATCTCGGCGGGCGTGGCGGCGGCGGCCGGCGTCCTGCTGGCGCCGGTTACGCTGATCGACATCAACATGGGGCTGGCAGTTGCTCTGAAGGCCTTCGCAGCCGCCGTGCTGGGCGGCTTCGGCTCGATCCCCGGCGCGTTGGTCGGCGGCATCATCATCGGCCTGATCGAGCTCTACGCCGGCGCGACCCTGCCCGACGGCTTCAAGGACACGGCACCTTATATCGTGCTGCTGCTCATGCTGGTCGTGCGCCCGCAGGGGCTGTTCGGCACCATGACGCGCAAGAAAGTGTAG
- a CDS encoding ABC transporter ATP-binding protein, with protein MSFFTADNLSINFGGIKAVDGVSFDVRKGEVFTIIGPNGAGKTTIFNLVSRIYEPSGGKLVFDGRDITNVAPHRIAALGIARTFQNIELFEHATLLQNLLLARHAHKKSNFFQELLFLPSVRQMEVEHREAVEKAIDFLDLQQYRDSFIVNLPYGVRKVTELARALCTDPKLLLLDEPSSGLNVEETEDMAFWIQDIKNLLGITVLMVEHDMSLVSAVSDRVLALNYGRPLATGSPAEVQAHPEVVRAYLGG; from the coding sequence ATGAGCTTCTTCACCGCCGACAACCTCTCCATCAACTTCGGCGGCATCAAGGCCGTCGACGGCGTGAGCTTCGACGTCCGGAAGGGCGAGGTCTTCACCATCATCGGCCCCAACGGCGCCGGCAAGACCACGATCTTCAACCTGGTGAGCCGCATCTACGAGCCGAGCGGCGGCAAGCTCGTGTTCGACGGCCGGGACATCACCAACGTGGCGCCGCACCGCATCGCCGCGCTCGGCATCGCCCGCACCTTCCAGAACATCGAGCTGTTCGAGCACGCCACCCTGCTGCAGAACCTGCTGCTGGCGCGGCACGCCCACAAGAAGTCGAACTTCTTCCAGGAGCTCCTCTTCCTGCCGTCGGTGCGGCAGATGGAAGTCGAGCACCGCGAGGCGGTCGAGAAGGCGATCGACTTCCTCGATCTCCAGCAGTATCGCGACAGCTTCATCGTCAACCTGCCCTACGGCGTGCGCAAGGTGACGGAGCTGGCGCGCGCGCTGTGCACCGACCCCAAGCTGCTGCTGCTCGACGAGCCCTCCTCCGGGCTCAACGTCGAGGAGACCGAGGACATGGCCTTCTGGATCCAGGACATCAAGAACCTGCTCGGCATCACCGTGCTCATGGTCGAGCACGACATGAGCCTGGTGTCGGCGGTGTCCGACCGCGTGCTGGCGCTCAACTACGGCCGCCCGCTCGCGACGGGTTCGCCGGCCGAGGTGCAGGCGCATCCCGAAGTCGTCCGTGCGTATCTCGGCGGTTGA
- a CDS encoding ABC transporter substrate-binding protein, with product MNKSRMVVGVAAALAASVVVSAASAQTRGVTNTQVTFGMPTDLSGVAATYGVSSSNAVKMRFDEINEAGGVHGRKLRVIVEDQGYQVPKAVQACNKLINRDKVFAFVGALGTPMNNACFKDQFAAGVPNLFPLSAARSMYEPYERLKFYGAASYVDQIRAGIDYFYKKGKRKICVMYQDTDFGKEILEGAEAQAKKLGIKITEVTAHKPTDQDFTAPITKLKAAGCDLIAMGTIVRDAIVPYVTARKGGWNDVTFLGSAASYDLVVAAAPGMEGFFTMGLTAMPYADSEAPAVREFVATYKNKYKIDPNIGAVYGYVAADLTIQGLINAGKNLTLDSFVAGMEGIKNYHDIFNGPAVTFGPNIRQGANSSFLAEAKGGKWTRVTPPLGF from the coding sequence ATGAACAAATCGAGAATGGTTGTTGGAGTTGCGGCGGCGCTCGCGGCGTCCGTCGTGGTGTCGGCCGCTTCGGCGCAAACCCGCGGCGTCACCAACACGCAGGTCACGTTCGGCATGCCGACCGACCTGTCGGGCGTGGCGGCGACCTATGGCGTCTCGTCGTCGAACGCCGTCAAGATGCGCTTCGACGAGATCAACGAGGCCGGCGGCGTGCACGGCCGCAAGCTCAGGGTCATCGTCGAGGACCAGGGCTACCAGGTTCCCAAGGCGGTGCAGGCCTGCAACAAGCTGATCAATCGCGACAAGGTGTTCGCCTTCGTCGGTGCGCTCGGCACGCCGATGAACAACGCCTGCTTCAAGGACCAGTTTGCGGCCGGCGTGCCCAACCTGTTCCCGCTGTCGGCCGCGCGCTCGATGTACGAGCCCTACGAGCGGCTGAAGTTCTACGGCGCGGCGTCCTACGTCGACCAGATCCGGGCCGGCATCGACTACTTCTACAAGAAGGGCAAGCGCAAGATCTGCGTGATGTACCAGGACACCGACTTCGGCAAGGAGATCCTGGAAGGCGCGGAGGCGCAGGCCAAGAAGCTCGGCATCAAGATCACCGAGGTGACGGCGCACAAGCCGACCGACCAGGACTTCACCGCGCCGATCACCAAGCTGAAGGCGGCCGGCTGCGACCTGATCGCGATGGGCACCATCGTGCGTGACGCCATCGTACCGTACGTCACCGCCCGCAAGGGCGGCTGGAACGACGTGACGTTCCTCGGCTCGGCCGCGTCCTACGACCTGGTCGTGGCGGCCGCCCCGGGCATGGAGGGCTTCTTCACCATGGGCCTCACCGCGATGCCCTATGCCGACAGCGAAGCGCCCGCCGTCCGCGAGTTCGTCGCAACCTACAAGAACAAGTACAAGATCGATCCGAACATCGGCGCGGTCTACGGCTACGTCGCCGCCGACCTCACCATCCAGGGCCTGATCAACGCCGGCAAGAACCTGACGCTCGACAGCTTCGTCGCCGGCATGGAAGGCATCAAGAACTACCACGACATCTTCAACGGTCCGGCGGTCACGTTCGGCCCGAACATCCGGCAGGGCGCCAACTCGTCGTTCCTGGCCGAGGCCAAGGGCGGCAAGTGGACCCGCGTGACCCCGCCGCTCGGCTTCTGA
- a CDS encoding ABC transporter ATP-binding protein, producing the protein MAETILKVSNIETYYGPIMAIRGVSFEVPKGGIVTILGANGAGKTTVLKTVSGVMDPQKGSVTFEDREIQRTDPDKVMRLGISHVPEGREVFPFLSVRENLRMGAYTRRNADEVAQDLEAVFGYFPVLKERADQRAGSLSGGEQQMLSISRALMSRPRLMLLDEPSLGLSPKLVKDIFEIVLRINRERGVTILLVEQNANMALQTADFGYVLEVGRIVMADTCERLMQKEDIKEFYLGIKEEGARGKRRWKKRKTWR; encoded by the coding sequence ATGGCCGAAACCATCCTCAAGGTCAGCAACATCGAGACCTACTACGGTCCGATCATGGCGATCCGCGGCGTGTCGTTCGAGGTGCCCAAGGGCGGCATCGTCACCATCCTCGGCGCCAACGGCGCCGGCAAGACCACCGTGCTCAAGACGGTGTCCGGCGTGATGGACCCGCAGAAGGGCAGCGTCACCTTCGAGGACCGCGAGATCCAGCGCACCGACCCCGACAAGGTGATGCGGCTCGGCATCAGCCACGTGCCCGAGGGCCGCGAGGTCTTCCCTTTCCTGTCGGTGCGCGAGAACCTCCGCATGGGCGCCTACACCCGGCGCAATGCCGACGAGGTGGCGCAGGACCTCGAGGCGGTGTTCGGCTATTTCCCGGTGCTGAAGGAGCGCGCCGACCAGCGCGCCGGCTCGCTGTCGGGCGGCGAGCAGCAGATGCTGTCGATCAGCCGCGCCCTGATGTCGCGGCCGCGCCTGATGCTGCTCGACGAACCGTCGCTCGGCCTCAGCCCCAAGCTGGTGAAGGACATCTTCGAGATCGTGCTGCGCATCAACCGCGAGCGCGGCGTCACCATCCTGCTGGTCGAGCAGAACGCCAACATGGCGCTGCAGACCGCCGACTTCGGCTACGTGCTCGAGGTCGGCCGCATCGTCATGGCCGACACCTGCGAACGGCTGATGCAGAAAGAGGACATCAAGGAATTCTATCTCGGCATCAAGGAAGAAGGCGCGCGCGGCAAGCGGCGCTGGAAGAAGCGGAAGACCTGGAGGTAG
- a CDS encoding SDR family oxidoreductase, whose protein sequence is MARLEGKVVLLSGGASGIGAETARRVVREGGKAVVADRDEEKGRAIAGELGGSGRFVALDVTREASWHEAVDAAVAAFGALHGLLNAAGIGTRTDIESCTLEDYRLVNDINSMGTFLGCKTAIPAMKRSGGGSIVNISSVLGLRGASHAMAYCASKGAVRALTKNVALHCAQMKYGIRCNSVHPGYIDTPMVAPRLEQPIGNMSGRQWLEELHPLGRLGEAREVADMILFLLSDESSFSTGSEFVCDGGLTA, encoded by the coding sequence TTGGCGCGTCTTGAGGGCAAGGTGGTGCTGCTGAGCGGCGGCGCGTCGGGCATCGGCGCGGAGACGGCGCGGCGCGTCGTGCGCGAGGGCGGCAAGGCGGTCGTCGCCGACCGCGACGAGGAGAAGGGTCGCGCGATCGCCGGCGAGCTCGGCGGCAGCGGCCGGTTCGTCGCCCTCGACGTCACCCGGGAGGCGTCGTGGCACGAGGCGGTCGACGCCGCGGTGGCGGCCTTCGGCGCCCTGCACGGGCTGCTGAACGCCGCGGGCATCGGCACGCGCACCGACATCGAGAGCTGCACGCTCGAGGACTACCGCCTGGTCAACGACATCAACTCGATGGGCACGTTCCTCGGCTGCAAGACGGCGATCCCGGCGATGAAGCGGTCGGGCGGCGGCTCGATCGTCAACATCTCCTCGGTGCTCGGCCTGCGCGGCGCCTCCCATGCCATGGCCTACTGCGCCAGCAAGGGCGCGGTGCGCGCCCTCACCAAGAACGTGGCGCTGCACTGCGCGCAGATGAAGTACGGGATCCGCTGCAACTCGGTCCATCCGGGCTACATCGACACGCCCATGGTGGCACCCCGGCTCGAACAGCCGATCGGCAACATGAGCGGCCGGCAATGGCTCGAGGAACTCCATCCGCTCGGCCGGCTCGGCGAGGCCCGCGAAGTGGCCGACATGATCCTCTTCCTGCTGTCGGACGAATCGAGCTTCTCGACCGGCTCCGAATTCGTCTGTGACGGCGGCCTGACGGCTTAA
- a CDS encoding SDR family oxidoreductase, with amino-acid sequence MAELSGQVAIVTGGASGIGAASAALLAESGATVVVADLQSARDGAGRFVQHDVASEESWTALLADVLGREGRLDILVNNAGIGGGWSNIENTTVENWRRVEAVNSEGVFLGCKHAIGGMKKTGRTKPAPKGSIVNVSSVAALIGSAGPTAYCASKGAVRLLSKSVALHCAEKKYDIRCNSVHPGSVDTPIFNPLYQAMGHEQAKALIGGVHPIGRMAEPRELGEMVLWLASDRSSYVTGAEFTVDGALTSGLSRRRAFGAS; translated from the coding sequence ATGGCGGAACTCTCCGGACAGGTCGCGATCGTCACCGGCGGCGCCTCGGGCATCGGCGCCGCCTCCGCGGCGCTGCTCGCCGAGTCGGGCGCGACGGTCGTCGTCGCCGACCTGCAGTCGGCCCGCGACGGCGCCGGCCGTTTCGTGCAGCACGACGTCGCCTCCGAGGAATCGTGGACGGCCCTGCTCGCCGACGTCCTCGGTCGCGAGGGCCGGCTCGACATCCTGGTCAACAACGCCGGCATCGGCGGCGGCTGGTCCAACATCGAGAACACCACCGTCGAGAACTGGCGCAGGGTCGAGGCGGTCAATTCCGAGGGCGTGTTCCTCGGCTGCAAGCACGCGATCGGCGGCATGAAGAAGACGGGCAGGACAAAGCCGGCGCCGAAGGGCTCGATCGTCAACGTCTCGTCGGTCGCGGCCCTGATCGGCTCGGCGGGCCCCACCGCCTACTGCGCCAGCAAGGGCGCGGTGCGACTGCTCAGCAAGAGCGTGGCGCTCCACTGCGCCGAGAAGAAGTACGACATCCGCTGCAATTCGGTGCATCCCGGCAGCGTCGACACGCCGATCTTCAATCCGCTCTACCAGGCGATGGGTCACGAACAGGCCAAGGCCCTGATCGGCGGCGTGCATCCCATCGGCCGCATGGCCGAACCGAGGGAACTGGGCGAGATGGTGCTGTGGCTCGCGTCGGACCGCTCGAGCTACGTCACCGGCGCGGAATTCACCGTCGACGGCGCGCTCACGTCGGGCCTGTCCCGGAGGAGGGCCTTTGGCGCGTCTTGA
- a CDS encoding branched-chain amino acid ABC transporter permease, which produces MRFLFKTSYAQDIRLFRDKVDLGWYGLLGVAVLVLPFLLDDYYVGETTWVFIYAICGVSLMVLVGFTGLISLGHAAFLGIGAYAHAYFLQSGMPWVAAMGLAVLITTAAGLIVGLPALRMTGIYLAIATLAFSVIIQEVFTRWESVTHGFAGMPVSRPVIFGVPFEEDRAFYFLCLFFLVVVLWLTRNLLRAPTGRAWIAIRDSEIAAQSMGVNLAIYKSTAFAYSAGVMGLAGALFAHKIAYLAPDIFNILLSIQFLLLVIVGGLGSLHGAVFGAIFVALLPPTIAILRDSIPATMNDVGSGTGIALIGRVGDAIGGFLSAPGVEAGIFGLILVLVILLEPLGMYGRWVKIRVFFSTFPMYKRATFKRQKSYMRSERLR; this is translated from the coding sequence ATGCGTTTCCTGTTCAAGACGTCCTACGCTCAGGACATCAGGCTGTTTCGCGACAAGGTCGATCTCGGTTGGTACGGCCTACTCGGCGTCGCCGTGCTCGTCCTGCCGTTCCTGCTCGATGACTACTACGTCGGCGAGACGACCTGGGTATTCATCTACGCCATCTGCGGCGTCTCCCTGATGGTGCTGGTCGGCTTTACCGGCCTGATCTCTCTCGGCCACGCGGCCTTCCTCGGCATCGGCGCTTATGCCCACGCCTATTTCCTGCAAAGCGGCATGCCCTGGGTCGCGGCGATGGGGCTGGCGGTGCTGATCACCACGGCGGCGGGTCTGATCGTCGGCCTGCCGGCGTTGCGCATGACGGGCATCTATCTCGCCATTGCCACGCTCGCCTTCTCGGTGATCATCCAGGAGGTCTTCACGCGCTGGGAATCGGTCACCCACGGCTTCGCCGGCATGCCGGTCTCGCGACCGGTCATCTTCGGCGTGCCGTTCGAGGAGGACCGCGCCTTCTACTTCCTCTGCCTGTTCTTCCTCGTCGTCGTGCTGTGGCTGACGCGCAACCTGCTGCGCGCGCCGACCGGCCGCGCCTGGATCGCCATCCGGGACAGCGAGATCGCCGCACAGTCGATGGGCGTCAACCTCGCCATCTACAAGTCGACCGCCTTCGCCTACTCCGCCGGGGTCATGGGGCTGGCCGGCGCGCTGTTCGCCCACAAGATCGCCTACCTGGCGCCCGACATCTTCAACATCCTGCTGTCGATCCAGTTCCTGCTGCTGGTCATCGTCGGCGGCCTGGGCTCGCTGCACGGCGCGGTGTTCGGCGCGATCTTCGTCGCCCTGCTGCCGCCCACCATCGCCATCCTGCGCGACTCCATCCCCGCCACCATGAACGACGTCGGCAGCGGCACCGGCATCGCCCTGATCGGCCGCGTCGGTGACGCGATCGGCGGCTTCCTCAGCGCACCCGGCGTGGAAGCCGGCATCTTCGGCCTCATCCTGGTGCTGGTGATTCTGCTCGAGCCGCTCGGCATGTACGGCCGCTGGGTCAAGATCCGGGTCTTCTTCTCGACCTTCCCGATGTACAAGCGGGCGACCTTCAAGCGGCAGAAGAGCTACATGCGCTCGGAGCGCCTGCGATGA
- a CDS encoding AMP-binding protein has product MERIEVEGCDTIPKLFWHQVKARDGRTAFREKKLGIWRATTWREYGERARAIGMGLVKLGLKRGDVVSILAETVPEWLYADMGTMGAGGVSNGIYPTDSAKQVDYIVNDSKSRFLFVENEEQLDKFLEVRERCPTLVKVLVFDMEGLADFDDPMVMPLEELMALGREHDKASPGLWEKLVEGSKAEELALLVYTSGTTGPPKGAMLSHRNVVFQLANADAFIPLGTDDEQLAFLPLCHIAERTFTVFLPLRSGAVANFAESVETVPENVREVAPTTFFAVPRIWERFYSGIAIRMREATWIGRKSYEWALGIGLKVAGQELEGRQPSAPLRLAQSIADFLVLDNIKRAIGMHRVKFAGTGAAPIAPDLIKWYRALGIDMREVYGQTENCGLATGMPDRIKLGTVGVAAPGTEARISPEGEILLKGPHVFMGYLNQPDKTAETLRDGWLHTGDVGLVDNEGYIKITDRMKDIIITAGGKNITPSEIENQLKFSPYISDAVVIGDKRKFLSCLIMIDYDNVAKYAQDSNVPFTDFASLCRSREVNDLIWSEIERVNTNFARVETIKKFRMIEQQLTAEDDEVTPTMKLKRKFVSEKYRGMIDGMYAEAV; this is encoded by the coding sequence ATGGAGCGGATCGAAGTCGAGGGCTGCGATACGATTCCCAAGCTGTTCTGGCACCAGGTGAAGGCGCGCGACGGCCGCACCGCCTTTCGCGAGAAGAAGCTCGGCATCTGGCGGGCGACCACCTGGCGGGAATACGGCGAGCGGGCACGCGCCATCGGCATGGGGCTGGTCAAGCTCGGCCTGAAGCGCGGCGACGTCGTCTCGATCCTGGCGGAGACGGTGCCCGAGTGGCTGTACGCCGACATGGGGACCATGGGCGCGGGCGGCGTCAGTAACGGCATCTACCCGACCGATTCGGCCAAGCAGGTCGACTACATCGTCAACGACAGCAAGTCGCGCTTCCTGTTCGTCGAGAACGAGGAGCAGCTCGACAAGTTCCTCGAGGTGCGCGAGCGCTGTCCCACCCTGGTCAAGGTCTTGGTCTTCGACATGGAAGGCCTGGCCGATTTCGACGACCCCATGGTGATGCCGCTTGAGGAGCTGATGGCACTCGGCCGCGAGCACGACAAGGCCAGTCCGGGCCTATGGGAGAAGCTGGTCGAGGGCTCGAAGGCGGAGGAGCTGGCGCTGCTGGTCTACACCTCGGGCACCACCGGCCCGCCCAAGGGCGCGATGCTCAGCCATCGCAACGTCGTCTTCCAGCTCGCCAACGCCGACGCCTTCATCCCGCTCGGCACCGACGACGAGCAGCTCGCCTTCCTGCCGCTCTGCCACATCGCCGAGCGCACCTTCACCGTCTTCCTGCCACTGCGCTCGGGCGCCGTCGCCAACTTCGCCGAAAGCGTCGAGACGGTGCCCGAGAACGTGCGCGAGGTGGCGCCGACCACCTTTTTCGCCGTGCCGCGCATCTGGGAGCGCTTCTATTCCGGTATCGCCATCCGCATGCGGGAAGCGACCTGGATCGGCCGCAAGTCCTACGAATGGGCGCTCGGCATCGGCCTCAAGGTCGCCGGGCAGGAACTCGAGGGCCGGCAGCCCTCGGCGCCGCTGAGGCTCGCCCAGTCGATCGCCGACTTCCTGGTGCTCGACAACATCAAGCGCGCGATCGGCATGCACCGGGTGAAGTTCGCCGGCACCGGCGCCGCGCCGATCGCGCCCGATCTCATCAAGTGGTACCGCGCGCTCGGCATCGACATGCGCGAGGTCTACGGCCAGACCGAGAATTGCGGCCTGGCAACGGGCATGCCCGACCGCATCAAGCTCGGCACCGTGGGCGTCGCCGCGCCCGGCACCGAGGCCCGGATATCGCCGGAAGGCGAGATCCTGCTCAAGGGACCGCACGTCTTCATGGGCTACCTCAACCAGCCGGACAAGACGGCCGAGACGCTGCGCGACGGCTGGCTGCACACCGGCGACGTCGGCCTCGTCGACAACGAGGGCTACATCAAGATCACCGACCGGATGAAGGACATCATCATCACCGCCGGCGGCAAGAACATCACGCCCTCGGAGATCGAGAACCAGCTCAAGTTCTCGCCCTACATTTCCGATGCCGTGGTGATCGGCGACAAGCGCAAGTTCCTGTCCTGCCTGATCATGATCGACTACGACAACGTCGCGAAGTACGCCCAGGACAGCAACGTGCCGTTCACCGATTTCGCCTCGCTGTGCCGTTCGCGCGAGGTCAACGACCTGATCTGGTCCGAGATCGAGCGGGTCAACACCAACTTCGCCAGGGTCGAGACCATCAAGAAGTTCCGGATGATCGAGCAGCAGCTCACGGCCGAGGACGACGAGGTCACCCCGACCATGAAACTCAAGCGCAAATTCGTGAGCGAAAAGTACAGGGGAATGATCGACGGCATGTATGCCGAGGCCGTCTAG